A window of Candidatus Binatia bacterium contains these coding sequences:
- a CDS encoding purine-nucleoside phosphorylase, producing the protein MSPLPRFKPKPAEPEGPEPFDAEAAIRVIRKRTPIAPRTGLVLGSGLGVVADGVAWDAAFPTTDIPGLPRPTVAGHPGRILIGRWSGRPVAVAQGRSHLYEGHSAEETTRTVRLFAALGIKSLVLTNAAGGIAPRMTPGTLMLVEDQVNLQWRSPMRVPVELEPPLELPRGPRGLSSRAGYSEELMAKAARAAVVAGVRLERGALGVVLGPSYETAAEIAMLERMGADAVCMSTGAEAAIAAALGIPAVAISCVTNWATGRSRARLSHGEVTAAVSAAAAPMKSMMERLILALA; encoded by the coding sequence GTGAGTCCGCTCCCCCGCTTCAAGCCGAAACCCGCCGAGCCCGAGGGTCCCGAGCCGTTCGACGCCGAGGCCGCGATCCGCGTCATCCGCAAGCGCACGCCGATCGCCCCGCGCACCGGTCTCGTGTTGGGCAGCGGTCTTGGAGTCGTGGCGGACGGCGTGGCGTGGGACGCGGCGTTCCCGACGACCGACATCCCGGGGCTTCCGCGTCCCACCGTGGCCGGCCACCCGGGCAGGATCCTGATCGGCCGCTGGTCGGGGCGCCCCGTCGCCGTCGCGCAGGGACGCTCGCATCTCTACGAGGGGCACAGCGCCGAGGAGACGACGCGCACGGTCCGGCTCTTCGCCGCGCTCGGGATCAAGTCGCTCGTGCTCACGAACGCGGCGGGCGGCATCGCCCCCCGCATGACGCCGGGCACGCTGATGCTGGTCGAAGACCAGGTGAATCTGCAGTGGCGCTCGCCGATGCGGGTGCCGGTGGAGCTGGAGCCGCCGCTGGAGCTGCCTCGCGGTCCGCGCGGGCTGTCGTCCCGGGCTGGGTATTCCGAGGAGCTGATGGCGAAGGCGGCGCGCGCGGCCGTGGTCGCCGGGGTGCGCCTGGAGCGCGGCGCGCTGGGCGTGGTGCTCGGGCCTTCCTACGAGACGGCGGCCGAAATCGCGATGCTGGAGCGGATGGGCGCCGACGCGGTCTGCATGTCCACCGGCGCCGAGGCGGCGATCGCCGCGGCGCTCGGCATCCCGGCCGTGGCGATCTCCTGCGTCACGAACTGGGCGACGGGACGAAGCCGCGCGCGCCTGTCGCACGGGGAGGTGACCGCCGCGGTGAGCGCGGCCGCAGCGCCGATGAAGAGCATGATGGAGCGGCTGATCCTGGCGCTGGCGTAG
- the udk gene encoding uridine kinase, with protein MADGRRGILIGIAGGTGAGKTLVAQTIAEDLGNDEVLILEQDMYYKDLQAIPLGERENRNFDHPDAFDGHLLRSQLETLLSGGSVDIPIYDMRTHTRLAQGRRAAGRRVIILDGLLILEDPSIRQLMDIKLYVDADPDIRFIRRMKRDLTERGRTLDSIIRQYESSVRPMHLQFVEPSKRYADLIVPEGGYNFVAIDLLKTKIRALLSETR; from the coding sequence GTGGCCGACGGGCGTCGCGGGATCCTCATCGGCATCGCGGGCGGCACGGGCGCCGGCAAGACGCTCGTCGCCCAGACGATCGCCGAGGACCTGGGCAACGACGAGGTCCTGATCCTCGAGCAGGACATGTACTACAAGGACCTCCAGGCGATCCCGCTGGGCGAGCGCGAGAACCGGAACTTCGACCATCCCGACGCGTTCGACGGCCACCTCCTCCGCTCCCAGCTCGAAACGCTTCTCTCGGGAGGCTCCGTCGACATCCCGATCTACGACATGCGCACGCACACGCGCCTGGCGCAGGGTCGCCGGGCGGCCGGGCGCCGCGTGATCATCCTGGACGGCCTCCTGATCCTGGAGGATCCCTCGATCCGCCAGCTCATGGACATCAAGCTGTACGTCGACGCCGATCCCGACATCCGTTTCATCCGGCGCATGAAGCGCGACCTGACCGAGCGCGGCCGCACTCTCGATTCGATCATCCGCCAGTACGAATCGAGCGTCCGGCCGATGCACCTGCAGTTCGTCGAGCCCTCGAAGCGGTACGCCGACCTCATCGTTCCCGAGGGGGGCTACAACTTCGTCGCGATCGATCTCTTGAAAACGAAGATCCGCGCCCTGCTCAGCGAGACGCGATGA
- the hpt gene encoding hypoxanthine phosphoribosyltransferase has product MEVLISAADIQRRVCEVAKEIARDHPDTSPLLIGVLNGCVMFVADLMKAIPIPHEIDFVSVSSYRSASESNRSPALLKDVEKEILGKDVVLVEDIVDSGHTLAFLRETLLQRGPRKLRIATLLDKPGRRERQVPLDYVGFTVPDRFVVGYGLDYAERYRHLPYVAALTASEIESDPSRRQVGSR; this is encoded by the coding sequence ATGGAAGTGCTGATCAGCGCGGCGGACATCCAGCGACGAGTCTGCGAGGTGGCCAAGGAGATCGCGCGCGATCATCCCGACACCAGCCCGCTCCTCATCGGGGTCCTGAACGGCTGCGTCATGTTCGTCGCCGACCTCATGAAGGCGATTCCGATCCCGCACGAGATCGATTTCGTGAGCGTCTCCTCGTATCGCTCGGCCTCCGAGTCGAACCGCTCCCCGGCCCTCCTCAAGGACGTCGAGAAGGAGATCCTGGGCAAGGACGTCGTGCTGGTCGAGGACATCGTCGACAGCGGGCACACCCTGGCGTTCCTGCGCGAGACCCTGCTCCAGCGCGGGCCGCGGAAGCTGCGCATCGCGACCCTGCTCGACAAGCCAGGGCGCCGTGAGCGCCAGGTGCCGCTCGATTACGTCGGATTCACCGTGCCCGACCGCTTCGTCGTCGGCTACGGGCTGGACTATGCGGAGCGCTACCGCCATCTCCCCTACGTCGCCGCGCTCACCGCGAGTGAGATCGAATCGGACCCCTCCCGGCGACAGGTGGGCAGCCGCTAG
- a CDS encoding DUF5658 family protein, protein MERPKSERRGTQRRRRDRRAEGRMERQLFWMLWGVAFMNYLDAGQTVYLLNVKLMVEANRLMAWILDHSPYAFWLYKTLVPSLGCFLLWKFRRRVRWMYGAVLTVFAVYFTVVLRSFLYMLLPIGPPI, encoded by the coding sequence ATGGAGCGACCGAAGTCGGAACGCCGGGGCACTCAGCGCCGGCGCCGCGACCGCCGGGCCGAAGGGCGGATGGAGCGCCAGCTCTTCTGGATGCTCTGGGGCGTCGCCTTCATGAACTACCTGGACGCCGGGCAGACCGTGTACCTCCTCAACGTGAAGCTGATGGTCGAGGCCAACCGGCTCATGGCCTGGATCCTGGACCACTCTCCCTACGCTTTTTGGCTCTACAAGACGCTCGTCCCTTCGCTCGGCTGCTTCCTCCTCTGGAAATTCCGCAGGCGCGTGCGCTGGATGTACGGCGCGGTGCTCACCGTCTTCGCGGTCTACTTCACGGTCGTGCTCCGCAGCTTCCTGTACATGCTGCTGCCGATCGGTCCCCCGATCTAG
- a CDS encoding homoserine dehydrogenase: MSARIRIGLLGCGVVGAGFLRLLAARSRAVESAAGAPLRVTRLAVRDPGRRREVDLSGVTVGTDPLAVASADDVDLLVELMGGAETARPAVERALERGIPVVTANKHLISIHGAALEAAAAASGAPILYEAAVAGVIPVLQALDHGLRTERFTLLVGILNGTTNYILSTMEREGRSFEEALAAARELGYAEADPTLDLSGADTAQKLTILARRAFGAPVPHDSIPTEGIVGLELEDLRQADRFGYIVKLLGIGIRSAEGLDLRVHPAFIPKRYLLASVRDEFNGVYLRGDASGSMLLYGKGAGALPTAQAVLGDVIAVARELLLRGGAPAGARRAHAPRVPAPGPEDERLPLDEVRTKYYLRLMVEDQPGVLAQIAHRLGASRVSVAQMHQAQAVRGQAAITMLTHETRDKDAREAVAAIASIPSVLKGPRAVRIFDL, translated from the coding sequence ATGTCGGCGCGCATCCGCATCGGTCTCCTGGGCTGCGGGGTGGTCGGCGCAGGCTTCCTGCGTCTCCTGGCCGCGCGCTCGCGCGCGGTGGAGTCGGCCGCCGGCGCTCCGCTCCGCGTGACGCGGCTGGCGGTGCGCGATCCGGGCCGGCGTCGCGAGGTGGATCTCTCGGGCGTGACGGTCGGCACCGATCCCCTGGCGGTCGCTTCCGCCGACGACGTGGATCTGCTCGTCGAGCTGATGGGCGGGGCCGAGACGGCCCGCCCGGCGGTGGAGCGCGCGCTCGAGCGCGGCATCCCCGTCGTCACCGCGAACAAACACCTCATCTCGATCCATGGCGCGGCGCTCGAGGCCGCCGCCGCGGCCTCGGGCGCCCCGATCCTCTACGAGGCCGCCGTCGCGGGCGTGATCCCGGTCCTCCAGGCGCTCGATCACGGCCTGCGCACCGAGCGCTTCACGCTCCTCGTCGGAATCCTGAACGGCACCACGAACTACATCCTCTCGACCATGGAGCGCGAGGGGCGCTCCTTCGAAGAGGCGCTCGCCGCCGCGCGCGAGCTGGGCTACGCCGAGGCCGATCCCACGCTCGATCTCTCGGGCGCCGACACCGCGCAGAAGCTCACGATCCTCGCGCGCCGCGCGTTCGGCGCGCCGGTGCCGCACGACTCCATTCCCACCGAGGGGATCGTCGGCTTGGAGCTGGAGGACCTGCGCCAGGCCGACCGGTTCGGCTACATCGTGAAGCTCCTGGGCATCGGCATCCGCTCGGCCGAGGGGCTCGACCTGCGCGTCCATCCGGCGTTCATCCCGAAGCGCTACCTGCTCGCCTCGGTGCGCGACGAATTCAACGGGGTCTATCTGCGCGGGGACGCTTCGGGCTCGATGCTCCTGTACGGGAAGGGGGCCGGCGCGCTTCCCACGGCGCAGGCGGTGCTGGGCGACGTGATCGCGGTCGCGCGCGAGCTCCTGCTCCGGGGCGGCGCCCCCGCCGGAGCGCGGCGCGCGCACGCCCCCCGCGTCCCCGCGCCGGGACCGGAGGACGAGCGGCTCCCGCTGGACGAGGTGCGCACCAAGTACTACCTGCGCCTCATGGTCGAGGATCAGCCCGGCGTCCTCGCGCAGATCGCCCACCGGCTCGGCGCCTCGCGCGTGAGCGTGGCCCAGATGCACCAGGCGCAGGCGGTGCGCGGGCAGGCCGCGATCACCATGCTCACGCACGAGACGCGGGACAAGGACGCGCGCGAGGCGGTGGCGGCCATCGCCTCGATCCCGTCCGTCCTCAAGGGACCGCGCGCCGTGCGGATCTTCGACCTGTGA
- the thrC gene encoding threonine synthase, protein MSRGAPAGPGAARVAARPWRGVVREFRELLPPIPEDAVVTLLEGNTPLVPAPRLAARIAPGLELYVKIEGQNPTGSFKDRGMTVAVSRAVAANARAVLCASTGNTSASAAAYAARRGLRCVVVIPSGQIALGKLAQAMMYGARVAAIEGNFDRALELVRAMADDGVAVVNSINPDRIEGQKTIAWEIADALGGRVPDAHALPVGNAGNITATWKGWTERAAALGGPRPRMLGFQAEGAAPIVRGERVLEPKTLATAIKIGNPASWEGALRAREESGGRIEMVSDDEIVAAYKTLAETEGLFVEPASAAGIAGLLKLGAAGRLGGVRLAVATVTGHGLKDPERAVTVSPAVTTIGDDEGALRRLLLE, encoded by the coding sequence GTGAGCCGGGGCGCGCCCGCCGGCCCCGGCGCGGCACGAGTCGCGGCCCGTCCCTGGCGCGGGGTCGTGCGCGAGTTCCGGGAGCTCCTCCCGCCGATTCCCGAGGACGCGGTCGTCACGCTGCTCGAGGGGAACACGCCGCTCGTGCCCGCGCCGCGCCTGGCGGCGCGCATCGCTCCGGGGCTCGAGCTGTACGTCAAGATCGAGGGGCAGAACCCCACGGGGTCGTTCAAGGACCGCGGCATGACCGTCGCGGTGTCGCGCGCGGTCGCGGCCAACGCCCGCGCGGTGCTCTGCGCGTCGACCGGGAACACCTCCGCCTCCGCGGCGGCCTACGCGGCGCGCCGCGGGCTCCGCTGCGTCGTCGTGATCCCCTCGGGGCAGATCGCGCTCGGAAAGCTGGCGCAGGCGATGATGTACGGTGCGCGGGTCGCGGCGATCGAGGGGAACTTCGACCGCGCGCTCGAGCTGGTCCGCGCGATGGCCGACGACGGCGTCGCGGTCGTGAACTCCATCAACCCCGACCGGATCGAGGGTCAGAAGACGATCGCCTGGGAGATCGCCGACGCCCTCGGCGGGCGCGTCCCCGACGCGCACGCGCTCCCCGTCGGCAACGCGGGCAACATCACCGCGACCTGGAAGGGCTGGACCGAGCGCGCCGCGGCGCTCGGCGGACCCCGTCCGCGCATGCTCGGCTTCCAGGCCGAGGGCGCGGCGCCGATCGTGCGCGGGGAGCGCGTGCTCGAGCCGAAGACGCTGGCCACGGCGATCAAGATCGGCAATCCCGCCTCCTGGGAGGGAGCCCTCCGCGCGCGGGAGGAATCGGGAGGACGGATCGAGATGGTCTCCGACGACGAGATCGTGGCCGCCTACAAGACCCTCGCCGAGACCGAGGGGCTCTTCGTCGAGCCCGCCTCGGCCGCCGGGATCGCGGGCCTGTTGAAGCTGGGCGCCGCGGGCCGCCTGGGCGGCGTGCGGCTCGCGGTCGCCACCGTCACCGGCCACGGCCTCAAGGACCCCGAGCGGGCCGTGACGGTCTCCCCCGCTGTCACCACCATCGGCGACGACGAGGGAGCGCTCCGGAGGCTCCTCCTCGAGTGA
- the thrB gene encoding homoserine kinase — MIRWSATAPASTSNLGPGFDCLGLALRLPLTVTATRIPDGFRIERRGEGSDLALDPNRDALLSAYRRLFREAKRPVPTVALAIRSAIPVARGLGSSAAAITAGLVLANHWLRGRFPREELLGLAVELEGHPDNVSASLLGGLTLSMPRADGTTTSLALPAPRGLAMTLVIPEVRVSTEKARAMLPKTVPLAAAAANTARALGLLYAFDRKRPDLLADALLDVYHVPHRARLIPAYARVAEAGRRAGAYGVTISGSGPTLLALHRPGAGGRIGAAMVRAFARARVRARAIPGRIEPRGASARTLR; from the coding sequence GTGATCCGCTGGTCGGCGACGGCGCCCGCCTCCACGTCCAACCTCGGACCGGGCTTCGACTGCCTGGGGCTGGCGCTTCGGCTGCCGCTCACGGTGACCGCTACGCGCATCCCGGACGGCTTTCGGATCGAGCGGCGGGGCGAGGGAAGCGACCTGGCGCTGGATCCGAACCGGGACGCGCTCCTCTCCGCCTACCGCCGGCTCTTCCGCGAGGCGAAGCGCCCGGTGCCCACCGTGGCGCTCGCGATCCGCTCCGCCATTCCCGTCGCGCGCGGGCTGGGCTCGAGCGCCGCCGCGATCACGGCGGGGCTGGTGCTCGCCAATCACTGGCTTCGGGGACGGTTCCCGCGCGAGGAGCTGCTCGGGCTGGCGGTGGAGCTGGAGGGCCACCCCGACAACGTCTCGGCCTCGCTCCTCGGAGGGCTCACCCTCTCGATGCCGCGCGCCGACGGAACCACGACCTCCCTGGCGCTGCCCGCGCCGCGGGGCCTGGCGATGACGCTCGTCATCCCCGAGGTGCGCGTGAGCACGGAGAAGGCGCGCGCGATGCTGCCCAAGACCGTGCCGCTCGCCGCCGCGGCGGCGAATACGGCGCGCGCGCTGGGCCTTCTCTACGCCTTCGATCGGAAGCGGCCGGATCTGTTGGCCGATGCGCTCCTCGACGTGTACCATGTGCCGCACCGCGCGCGTCTCATCCCCGCCTACGCTCGCGTGGCCGAGGCGGGTCGGCGCGCGGGCGCCTACGGCGTGACCATCAGCGGCAGCGGTCCCACGCTCCTCGCCCTGCACCGGCCGGGAGCCGGCGGGCGCATCGGAGCCGCGATGGTGCGCGCCTTCGCGCGCGCCCGCGTCCGCGCGCGCGCGATCCCGGGACGGATCGAGCCGCGCGGGGCCAGCGCGCGCACCCTACGGTAA
- a CDS encoding aspartate kinase: MSLLVQKYGGTSVGSPERIAAVAERIVASRRQGADLVVVVSAMGDSTDDLIQLAHKVTTRAHPREMDMLLTAGERISMALVAMAVNDRGAEAVSFTGSQSGIVTDTSHTRAKILEVKADRIREELKKGRVVIVAGFQGVSRDREVTTLGRGGSDTTAVALAAALQATSCEIYTDVDGVYTADPRIVPQARKLAALSYDEMLELASLGARVLHNRSVEIARRFGVPIHVRSSFNANEGTRIAKGASMEQVVIRGIAHDADVAKIALLGVPDRPGVASEIFREIGGRGVNVRMIVQATGAEGRNDVTFAVGAHEAQTVLPLIEQMRKQLGARAFLYDPDVAVLSVVGEGLATSPGTAGQVFAALAQAGVNIDLISTSSITITCMVREKDVERAVRSLHEALALEQET; the protein is encoded by the coding sequence GTGTCGTTACTCGTCCAGAAGTACGGCGGCACCTCCGTCGGCAGTCCCGAGCGGATCGCGGCCGTCGCCGAGCGGATCGTCGCGTCGCGCCGCCAGGGCGCGGACCTCGTCGTGGTCGTATCGGCCATGGGCGATTCCACCGACGATCTCATCCAGCTCGCCCACAAGGTCACGACCCGCGCCCACCCCCGCGAGATGGACATGCTCCTCACGGCGGGAGAGCGGATCTCGATGGCCCTCGTCGCCATGGCTGTAAACGACCGCGGCGCCGAAGCGGTCTCATTTACCGGTAGCCAGAGCGGCATCGTGACCGATACATCCCATACGCGCGCCAAGATCCTCGAGGTCAAGGCGGACCGGATCCGGGAAGAGCTGAAAAAGGGGCGCGTCGTGATCGTGGCGGGGTTCCAGGGGGTGAGCCGGGATCGCGAAGTCACGACCCTCGGGCGCGGAGGGTCGGACACCACGGCGGTCGCCCTCGCGGCGGCCCTCCAGGCGACGTCCTGCGAGATCTACACCGACGTGGACGGGGTCTACACCGCCGATCCGCGGATCGTGCCCCAGGCGCGGAAGCTCGCGGCGCTCTCCTACGACGAGATGCTGGAGCTGGCCTCGCTGGGCGCCCGGGTGCTGCACAACCGCTCGGTCGAGATCGCCCGCCGCTTCGGGGTGCCGATCCACGTCCGCTCCAGCTTCAACGCCAACGAAGGCACGCGCATCGCGAAGGGAGCCTCCATGGAGCAAGTCGTCATACGCGGCATCGCCCACGACGCCGACGTGGCCAAGATCGCCCTGCTCGGCGTGCCCGACCGTCCCGGGGTCGCCTCGGAGATCTTCCGGGAGATCGGCGGGCGCGGGGTCAACGTGCGGATGATCGTGCAGGCCACGGGCGCCGAGGGACGGAACGACGTGACGTTCGCCGTCGGCGCGCACGAGGCCCAGACGGTGCTGCCGCTGATCGAGCAGATGCGGAAGCAGCTCGGCGCGCGCGCCTTCCTCTACGATCCCGACGTGGCGGTCCTCTCGGTCGTGGGCGAGGGGCTGGCCACGTCGCCGGGCACGGCGGGGCAGGTCTTCGCGGCGCTGGCGCAGGCCGGGGTCAACATCGACCTGATCAGCACCTCCTCGATTACCATCACCTGCATGGTGCGCGAGAAGGACGTGGAGCGCGCGGTGCGCTCCCTCCACGAGGCGCTGGCCCTGGAGCAGGAGACCTAG
- a CDS encoding TonB family protein, with the protein MRVLESSARLRRGAAPPGERASAFFVGASSLLHAALLLLFVTWAKPPIDVAIPGGNSRPSGPRSQLVKLSPLRTFPAAEATPPEAEKSRPRPALVKRYTPGAPIVPRPEHGPQKKSANDEARSGAREVATTAASDRAQRWWSPDSSASVGVRVDGDFRWAYYLASIRNKIGQHWVPPAGIGGRAVRATVYFRIGKDGSVSLARLEDGSGVTFFDQTAMRALQSATPLPPLPAGYGGEWLGVHFGFEFQQ; encoded by the coding sequence ATGCGGGTTCTCGAGTCGTCGGCCCGGCTCCGGCGCGGCGCGGCGCCGCCGGGGGAGCGTGCGAGCGCGTTCTTCGTGGGGGCGTCGTCGCTCCTCCACGCGGCGCTCCTCCTCCTGTTCGTGACCTGGGCCAAGCCGCCGATCGACGTGGCCATCCCGGGCGGCAACAGCCGCCCCTCGGGGCCGCGGTCGCAGCTGGTGAAGCTCTCGCCGCTGCGCACGTTTCCGGCGGCCGAGGCGACGCCGCCCGAGGCCGAGAAATCGCGGCCGCGGCCGGCCCTGGTGAAGCGCTACACGCCGGGCGCGCCGATCGTGCCGCGCCCGGAGCACGGCCCGCAGAAGAAGAGCGCCAACGACGAGGCCCGCTCGGGAGCCCGCGAGGTGGCCACGACGGCGGCCTCGGACCGCGCGCAGCGGTGGTGGTCGCCCGATTCGTCGGCCAGCGTCGGCGTGCGCGTCGACGGCGATTTCCGCTGGGCGTACTACCTGGCCTCCATTCGGAACAAGATCGGCCAGCATTGGGTACCTCCTGCAGGGATCGGTGGACGGGCGGTGCGCGCCACGGTGTATTTCCGGATCGGTAAGGACGGATCGGTGTCCCTGGCGCGGCTGGAGGATGGGTCCGGCGTGACCTTCTTCGATCAGACCGCGATGCGAGCGCTCCAATCGGCGACCCCGCTCCCCCCGCTTCCCGCGGGGTACGGCGGAGAATGGCTGGGGGTTCATTTTGGCTTCGAATTCCAGCAGTAG
- a CDS encoding Tol-Pal system beta propeller repeat protein TolB, whose amino-acid sequence MASNSSSRPGTRPTRRAASLRVLTAVLVLASVLVPMRARTQTDVRTGIKASGTVKAPLLLASFRGGGAAQDAHDVARHDFDLSGVFAVADVEPLAKKLEPDPGAQGAVRVEGMVEASGDGFQFTGEVFDLATAESMFKRSYPFHRADVRETMHRFADDVLEALTGERGICETKVAFIRSTGRVKEVWVMDYDGLNPYQLTHDRSLALSPAWAPWGTELVFTTYKRGNPDLYLFDLRRGASYPFSTRPGPNIAPCYSPDGKWIACSLYRDGNAEIYLISRDAQTAKRLTRNPRIDSGPCFSPSGDQIAFSSDRSGSPQIYVMDGDGVNQRLLTQEGKYNDSPRWSPKGDRITYAARHDGIFDVVVMDANGQRPFQITSGAGHNENPQWSADGRKIYFSSTRSGRRQVYMMNADGSDVVQLTRGDECFNPAAGPRPKRPGVSRAG is encoded by the coding sequence TTGGCTTCGAATTCCAGCAGTAGACCCGGCACGCGTCCCACGCGGCGCGCGGCCTCTCTTCGCGTCCTGACCGCGGTCCTCGTGCTCGCGTCGGTGCTCGTGCCGATGCGCGCGCGCACGCAGACCGACGTGCGGACCGGCATCAAGGCTTCCGGCACGGTCAAGGCACCCCTCCTGCTCGCCTCCTTCCGCGGCGGTGGCGCGGCGCAGGACGCCCACGACGTCGCGCGGCACGATTTCGACCTCTCCGGCGTCTTCGCGGTCGCCGACGTGGAGCCGCTCGCCAAGAAGCTCGAGCCCGATCCCGGGGCCCAGGGCGCGGTGCGCGTCGAGGGGATGGTCGAGGCGAGCGGGGACGGTTTCCAGTTCACCGGCGAGGTGTTCGACCTGGCCACGGCCGAATCGATGTTCAAGCGGAGCTACCCGTTCCATCGCGCCGACGTGCGCGAGACGATGCACCGCTTCGCCGACGACGTGCTCGAGGCGCTGACCGGCGAGCGGGGCATCTGCGAGACCAAGGTCGCCTTCATCCGCTCGACCGGGCGCGTGAAGGAGGTCTGGGTCATGGACTACGACGGCCTGAACCCCTACCAGCTCACCCACGACCGCAGCCTCGCGCTCTCGCCGGCCTGGGCTCCCTGGGGCACCGAGCTGGTGTTCACGACCTACAAGCGGGGCAATCCCGATCTCTATCTCTTCGATCTGCGGCGCGGGGCCTCCTATCCCTTCTCGACCCGCCCCGGCCCCAACATCGCGCCCTGCTACTCGCCCGACGGCAAGTGGATCGCCTGCTCGCTCTACCGCGACGGCAACGCCGAGATCTACCTGATCAGCCGCGACGCGCAGACCGCGAAGCGGCTCACGCGGAATCCGCGCATCGACTCCGGACCCTGCTTCAGCCCCAGCGGCGACCAGATCGCTTTTTCCTCGGACCGGTCGGGCTCGCCCCAGATCTACGTGATGGACGGCGACGGGGTGAACCAGCGGCTCCTCACCCAGGAGGGGAAGTACAACGACTCGCCGCGGTGGTCCCCCAAGGGGGACCGCATCACGTACGCCGCGCGCCACGATGGGATCTTCGACGTCGTGGTGATGGACGCCAACGGGCAGCGCCCCTTCCAGATCACCTCCGGGGCGGGGCACAACGAGAACCCCCAGTGGTCGGCGGACGGCCGAAAGATCTACTTCTCCAGCACGCGCTCGGGTCGCCGTCAGGTCTACATGATGAACGCGGACGGGAGCGACGTGGTCCAGCTCACCCGCGGCGACGAGTGCTTCAACCCGGCGGCCGGACCCCGTCCCAAGCGCCCCGGGGTGAGCCGGGCGGGTTGA
- the pal gene encoding peptidoglycan-associated lipoprotein Pal — MSRSSRTPVLLVTALLAMILMAPGCSSRKKVSGGAEPAPPPSTSENAPPTETPPPPPTTGGGEETTASNLRDAYFDFDDAGLREDAKAALDGDAKYMESHSGMNVVIEGHCDERGSVEYNLALGEKRARAAKDYLVAYGIPAARLTTISYGKERPFDTGHTEEAWAQNRRAHFVSK, encoded by the coding sequence ATGAGCCGATCCTCTCGCACGCCGGTGCTCCTGGTCACGGCGCTGCTCGCGATGATCCTGATGGCGCCCGGATGCTCCTCGCGGAAGAAGGTTTCGGGCGGCGCCGAGCCGGCTCCCCCGCCCAGCACGTCCGAGAACGCGCCCCCGACCGAGACGCCGCCTCCCCCGCCGACCACAGGCGGAGGCGAGGAGACCACCGCGTCGAACCTTCGCGACGCCTACTTCGACTTCGATGACGCCGGGCTCCGCGAGGACGCCAAGGCGGCCCTGGACGGAGACGCGAAATACATGGAGTCGCACAGCGGCATGAACGTCGTGATCGAGGGGCACTGCGACGAGCGCGGGTCGGTGGAGTACAACCTGGCCCTGGGCGAGAAGCGGGCGCGCGCCGCCAAGGACTACCTCGTCGCCTACGGCATCCCGGCCGCGCGCTTGACGACCATCTCCTACGGCAAGGAGCGGCCGTTCGACACCGGGCACACCGAAGAGGCCTGGGCCCAGAACCGCAGGGCCCACTTCGTCTCCAAGTGA
- the ybgF gene encoding tol-pal system protein YbgF, which produces MRTPASRHAAPLALALVLAGAAAGCAPGNYYRDTQAQLDSLLTTQADLVRRVDRLDRKLEETRGGMSSTRASTETNLAKLSERLDVVVSQLERNQERMQDFGLKIDTVRQRMNAADSARVAQGMAPADTSGILDPEQAYQAAYSDYAAGRYKLAGEAFREFLRHYPNTEVSDNAQYWIGESLYAQGDFPSAIIEFRAVVDNYPKGDKVPAALLKIGIANARLNNTAEARKSFDQVIRKYPRSPEAALAKERLAQLR; this is translated from the coding sequence GTGAGGACGCCCGCTTCCCGGCACGCCGCGCCGCTCGCTCTCGCGCTCGTTCTTGCGGGGGCCGCGGCCGGCTGCGCCCCGGGCAACTACTACCGCGACACCCAGGCGCAGCTCGACAGCCTGCTCACGACGCAGGCGGACCTGGTCCGCCGCGTCGACCGGCTGGACCGGAAGCTGGAGGAGACGCGCGGCGGGATGTCCTCGACCCGCGCCTCCACCGAGACGAACCTGGCCAAGCTGAGCGAGCGCCTCGACGTCGTGGTGAGCCAGCTGGAGCGGAACCAGGAACGGATGCAGGATTTCGGTCTAAAGATCGACACGGTTCGCCAGCGGATGAACGCGGCCGACAGCGCTCGGGTCGCGCAGGGGATGGCGCCCGCCGACACCAGCGGGATCCTCGATCCGGAGCAGGCCTATCAGGCCGCGTACTCCGACTACGCCGCGGGCCGCTACAAGCTGGCGGGGGAGGCGTTCCGCGAGTTCCTGCGCCACTATCCCAACACCGAGGTCTCCGACAACGCGCAGTACTGGATCGGCGAGTCGTTGTACGCTCAGGGGGATTTTCCGTCGGCGATCATCGAATTCCGCGCGGTGGTGGACAACTATCCCAAGGGGGACAAGGTCCCGGCCGCGCTCCTGAAGATCGGGATCGCGAACGCGCGGCTCAACAACACCGCCGAAGCCCGGAAGAGCTTCGATCAGGTCATCCGGAAGTACCCGAGAAGTCCCGAGGCCGCGCTGGCCAAGGAGCGCCTGGCCCAGCTTCGCTAG